One region of Ictalurus furcatus strain D&B chromosome 17, Billie_1.0, whole genome shotgun sequence genomic DNA includes:
- the LOC128621295 gene encoding sialoadhesin isoform X1: MPFSCWLFCIYVLWLKVSPARSESWNIEVPQSVVGLEGSCMVIPCLFRYPGIDRKASHFTGIWYTDSYETVYYPVTSKISSAFQQRTSLWGDLSHRNCSLKINPLRRSDVGPFMFRIEIEDFNKYTFVHNKVSITIKADSGFPTLSIPEGMSAGKKVTTTCSVLHSCPSDPPNLTWSHKGALSSQSLQQSNGQWKITSSLSFTPSKIDHKKTLRCTAVFTGDKKFDSMKTLEVKYAPENVAVISEVSVVEGSALNMTCSSDSNPAPHTYHWFTEAGTLLSEGHTFTLKNVSRHIGTIYCTAINTEGQANSSPTQLTVLYPPEIKAGSSCTLDISGVTCLCVVDSYPASEIKLWGADPSSELRRTQEEKHGTLTMVTLQEALGFFDTVHCQATNTQGNYTMALQVPHSHETHNSKLLYISVAVIAFVVTVIGLSVWIIKCCRRTEPLTTPQPKTEMKVTSDSVPERKCKDVSPSYDGSQQVYGNLLKSHMKRSTPTNLLVNMKQHMLMCECQRNLFEGVIF, translated from the exons ATGCCATTTAGTTGCTGGTTATTCTGCATCTATGTTCTCTGGCTCAAAG TGTCTCCAGCTCGGAGCGAGTCATGGAATATAGAGGTTCCTCAATCTGTGGTCGGCCTCGAGGGCTCATGTATGGTGATTCCCTGCCTGTTTAGGTACCCTGGTATAGACAGGAAGGCTTCACACTTCACTGGAATCTGGTACACGGATTCCTATGAGACAGTCTACTATCCAGTAACGTCCAAAATCAGCAGTGCCTTTCAGCAGCGTACGAGCCTCTGGGGTGACTTAAGCCACCGAAACTGCTCTCTGAAAATCAACCCTTTGCGTCGTAGTGATGTCGGCCCATTCATGTTCCGGATTGAGATTGAAGATTTCAACAAGTACACATTTGTTCACAATAAAGTGTCTATTACAATAAAAG CAGATTCTGGATTTCCTACGCTATCCATCCCAGAGGGAATGAGTGCAGGGAAAAAGGTGACCACCACCTGTTCAGTGCTTCACTCTTGTCCCTCTGACCCACCCAACCTTACCTGGAGCCACAAAGGAGCACTTAGCAGCCAATCACTGCAGCAGTCCAATGGCCAGTGGAAGATTACATCTTCTCTGAGCTTTACACCCTCCAAAATAGACCACAAGAAAACTCTCAGATGCACAGCTGTATTTACAGGAGACAAGAAATTTGACAGCATGAAAACACTTGAAGTAAAAT ATGCTCCAGAAAATGTTGCAGTGATTTCAGAGGTTTCAGTGGTTGAGGGCAGTGCCTTGAACATGACCTGCTCCAGTGACAGTAATCCTGCTCCCCACACATACCACTGGTTTACTGAGGCTGGGACCTTGCTGTCAGAAGGACACACTTTCACACTGAAGAATGTGTCCAGACACATAGGAACCATCTACTGCACAGCCATTAACACAGAGGGACAAGCCAACTCCAGTCCAACACAACTCACCGTATTGT ATCCTCCTGAGATTAAAGCTGGCTCCTCTTGTACTTTGGACATCTCAGGAGtaacatgtctgtgtgtagtAGACTCCTATCCTGCCAGTGAAATCAAGTTGTGGGGTGCAGATCCATCATCAGAGCTGCGCAGAACTCAGGAAGAGAAACACGGCACTCTGACTATGGTGACCCTACAGGAGGCGCTAGGTTTCTTTGACACTGTGCACTGCCAAGCCACTAACACTCAGGGGAACTACACCATGGCTTTACAAGTACCACACAGCCATGAGACACACAACA GCAAGCTCCTGTACATTTCAGTTGCTGTCATTGCATTTGTTGTAACAGTCATAGGCCTCTCAGTGTGGATAATAAAATGCTG caggAGGACTGAACCTCTCACAACACCACAGCCAAAGACGGAAATGAAAGTGACCAGCGACTCTGTACCAGAAAG GAAATGCAAAGATGTGAGCCCAAGCTATGATGGAAGTCAGCAAGTGTATGGCAACCT TTTAAAGAGTCATATGAAGAGGAGTACCCCTACGAATCTGCTAGTGAATATGAAGCAACATATGCTAATGTGTGAATGCCAGAGAAACTTGTTTGAAGGTGTGATATTTTAA
- the LOC128621295 gene encoding sialoadhesin isoform X2, whose amino-acid sequence MPFSCWLFCIYVLWLKVSPARSESWNIEVPQSVVGLEGSCMVIPCLFRYPGIDRKASHFTGIWYTDSYETVYYPVTSKISSAFQQRTSLWGDLSHRNCSLKINPLRRSDVGPFMFRIEIEDFNKYTFVHNKVSITIKADSGFPTLSIPEGMSAGKKVTTTCSVLHSCPSDPPNLTWSHKGALSSQSLQQSNGQWKITSSLSFTPSKIDHKKTLRCTAVFTGDKKFDSMKTLEVKYAPENVAVISEVSVVEGSALNMTCSSDSNPAPHTYHWFTEAGTLLSEGHTFTLKNVSRHIGTIYCTAINTEGQANSSPTQLTVLYPPEIKAGSSCTLDISGVTCLCVVDSYPASEIKLWGADPSSELRRTQEEKHGTLTMVTLQEALGFFDTVHCQATNTQGNYTMALQVPHSHETHNSKLLYISVAVIAFVVTVIGLSVWIIKCCRRTEPLTTPQPKTEMKVTSDSVPERKCKDVSPSYDGSQQVYGNLSFKESYEEEYPYESASEYEATYANV is encoded by the exons ATGCCATTTAGTTGCTGGTTATTCTGCATCTATGTTCTCTGGCTCAAAG TGTCTCCAGCTCGGAGCGAGTCATGGAATATAGAGGTTCCTCAATCTGTGGTCGGCCTCGAGGGCTCATGTATGGTGATTCCCTGCCTGTTTAGGTACCCTGGTATAGACAGGAAGGCTTCACACTTCACTGGAATCTGGTACACGGATTCCTATGAGACAGTCTACTATCCAGTAACGTCCAAAATCAGCAGTGCCTTTCAGCAGCGTACGAGCCTCTGGGGTGACTTAAGCCACCGAAACTGCTCTCTGAAAATCAACCCTTTGCGTCGTAGTGATGTCGGCCCATTCATGTTCCGGATTGAGATTGAAGATTTCAACAAGTACACATTTGTTCACAATAAAGTGTCTATTACAATAAAAG CAGATTCTGGATTTCCTACGCTATCCATCCCAGAGGGAATGAGTGCAGGGAAAAAGGTGACCACCACCTGTTCAGTGCTTCACTCTTGTCCCTCTGACCCACCCAACCTTACCTGGAGCCACAAAGGAGCACTTAGCAGCCAATCACTGCAGCAGTCCAATGGCCAGTGGAAGATTACATCTTCTCTGAGCTTTACACCCTCCAAAATAGACCACAAGAAAACTCTCAGATGCACAGCTGTATTTACAGGAGACAAGAAATTTGACAGCATGAAAACACTTGAAGTAAAAT ATGCTCCAGAAAATGTTGCAGTGATTTCAGAGGTTTCAGTGGTTGAGGGCAGTGCCTTGAACATGACCTGCTCCAGTGACAGTAATCCTGCTCCCCACACATACCACTGGTTTACTGAGGCTGGGACCTTGCTGTCAGAAGGACACACTTTCACACTGAAGAATGTGTCCAGACACATAGGAACCATCTACTGCACAGCCATTAACACAGAGGGACAAGCCAACTCCAGTCCAACACAACTCACCGTATTGT ATCCTCCTGAGATTAAAGCTGGCTCCTCTTGTACTTTGGACATCTCAGGAGtaacatgtctgtgtgtagtAGACTCCTATCCTGCCAGTGAAATCAAGTTGTGGGGTGCAGATCCATCATCAGAGCTGCGCAGAACTCAGGAAGAGAAACACGGCACTCTGACTATGGTGACCCTACAGGAGGCGCTAGGTTTCTTTGACACTGTGCACTGCCAAGCCACTAACACTCAGGGGAACTACACCATGGCTTTACAAGTACCACACAGCCATGAGACACACAACA GCAAGCTCCTGTACATTTCAGTTGCTGTCATTGCATTTGTTGTAACAGTCATAGGCCTCTCAGTGTGGATAATAAAATGCTG caggAGGACTGAACCTCTCACAACACCACAGCCAAAGACGGAAATGAAAGTGACCAGCGACTCTGTACCAGAAAG GAAATGCAAAGATGTGAGCCCAAGCTATGATGGAAGTCAGCAAGTGTATGGCAACCTGTCA TTTAAAGAGTCATATGAAGAGGAGTACCCCTACGAATCTGCTAGTGAATATGAAGCAACATATGCTAATGTGTGA